Proteins encoded by one window of Bradyrhizobium sp. B097:
- a CDS encoding N-acetylmuramoyl-L-alanine amidase, which translates to MENRAKHLVFLGCGLLCAAALALGMASAPSAAEGPPDGQPAPAASAPAASAPNFPVASGARLAGDDKQTRFILDLDRKIEFRAFPLADPYRVVVDIPQVNFQLAAGTGSAARGLVKAFRYGLVMPGGSRIVFDMTGPVKIANSYVLDAANGQPPRLVLDFEQVDRTSFVQSLAPESRPELKPSISEATTATIPAVTTAALPPVATTDSRPLIVIDPGHGGIDNGTQSGDQTEKNLVLGFGLALRDRIEKSGKYRVVMTRSDDTFIPLNDRVKIARSQSAALFVSIHADALPRREGDAQGATIYTVSDKASDAEAERLAEAENKADAIAGVNLTDEPTEVADILIDLAQRETKTFSNRFARLLMDEMKSTVRMHKHPLKSAGFRVLKAPDVPSVLVEIGYVSNKGDLEHLVSENWRSKAVGSMVQAIDTFFSKRLATAGPAK; encoded by the coding sequence GTGGAGAACCGCGCAAAACACCTTGTTTTCTTGGGATGCGGGCTGTTGTGCGCTGCAGCATTGGCGCTTGGCATGGCCAGCGCCCCGAGCGCGGCCGAGGGACCACCGGACGGCCAGCCGGCGCCGGCCGCTAGTGCCCCAGCCGCCAGTGCGCCGAATTTCCCGGTCGCATCCGGCGCCAGGCTTGCCGGCGACGACAAGCAGACCCGTTTCATCCTCGATCTCGACCGGAAGATCGAGTTTCGCGCCTTTCCATTGGCCGACCCCTACCGTGTCGTGGTCGATATCCCGCAGGTCAATTTCCAGCTCGCTGCCGGCACCGGCTCGGCGGCGCGGGGATTGGTGAAGGCGTTTCGCTATGGCCTCGTGATGCCCGGCGGCTCCCGCATCGTGTTCGACATGACCGGCCCGGTGAAGATCGCCAATTCCTATGTGCTCGATGCCGCCAACGGCCAGCCGCCGCGGCTGGTGCTGGATTTCGAGCAGGTCGATCGCACCAGCTTCGTGCAGTCGCTCGCGCCGGAGAGCCGGCCCGAATTGAAGCCGTCGATTTCCGAAGCCACCACGGCGACCATTCCGGCCGTCACCACGGCGGCGCTGCCGCCGGTTGCGACCACCGACTCGCGCCCGCTGATCGTGATCGATCCGGGGCATGGCGGCATCGACAACGGCACCCAGTCCGGCGACCAGACCGAGAAGAACCTGGTGCTGGGCTTTGGCCTCGCTTTGCGCGACCGGATCGAGAAGTCGGGCAAATACCGGGTGGTCATGACCCGGTCCGACGACACCTTCATCCCGCTCAACGACCGGGTGAAGATCGCGCGCTCGCAATCCGCGGCGCTGTTCGTCTCGATCCACGCCGATGCCTTGCCGCGCCGCGAGGGCGACGCCCAGGGCGCCACGATCTACACCGTGTCGGACAAGGCGTCCGACGCCGAGGCCGAGCGGCTGGCGGAAGCGGAGAACAAGGCCGACGCGATCGCGGGCGTGAACCTGACCGACGAGCCGACCGAGGTCGCCGACATCCTGATCGACCTCGCGCAGCGCGAGACCAAGACCTTCTCGAACCGCTTCGCTCGTCTGCTGATGGACGAGATGAAGTCCACGGTGCGGATGCACAAGCATCCGCTGAAATCGGCCGGCTTCCGGGTGCTGAAGGCGCCCGACGTGCCGTCCGTTCTGGTGGAGATCGGCTATGTCTCCAACAAGGGTGACCTCGAGCATCTGGTCTCCGAGAACTGGCGCAGCAAGGCCGTCGGATCGATGGTCCAGGCGATCGACACGTTCTTCTCCAAACGGCTGGCAACCGCCGGACCGGCAAAGTGA